The Ostrinia nubilalis chromosome 17, ilOstNubi1.1, whole genome shotgun sequence genome contains a region encoding:
- the LOC135080239 gene encoding zinc finger CCCH domain-containing protein 13-like, giving the protein MAGYFVTSNARRETFTRHRRETSSKNHNVQTSSSSRDVSPWDEDLPPVTRLQRPPSHHRDHRDRDSRHNSSAGSRECLDSGSGREKDKIRDKRDMRDRDREIGRDGRDSARDRRDSGSGRDRRDVSKERDHRDHRERRDRRSRDRDSDMWDRDRNYSRDRDYRDSRSRERSKDYRDKDRDRHRKPRHSYDEEEDYSDGCGSGRSSPRDRWPDQRWRKDERNYGSLGWRETRRRAEMRQSEDPSDRRYGSTLGWPGRRSGSTRRSPERSPRRRSRRDEPRTRRDYRFSSDFSPRDHASPFDHEPPHEPKKRAPYSSLDGASDFSPRDHASPFDHEPPHEPKKRAPYSSLDGASDFSPRDHASPFDHEPPHEPKKRAPYSSLDGASDFSPRDHASPFDHEPPHEPKKRAPYSSLDGASDFSPRDHASPFDHEPPHEPKKRAPYSSLDGASDFSPRDHASPFDHEPPHEPKKRAPYSSLDGASDFSPRDHASPFDHEPPHEPKKRAPYSSLDGASDFSPRDHASPFDHEPPHEPKKRAPYSSLDAADSPRLPLLQRLLAARPRLALRPRAAARAQEARALQQPGRRQVRSLTPREPRTRRDYRFSSDFSPRDHASPFDHEPPHEPKKRAPYSSLDGARFAFDPEDATASPLSASSTRARGDADSPATRFRFDSDSISPRSMFEDDFTSMSTPRGRTASIAEEDEDVAPLRAKPQPTHRDIKKSESVNIFTRESDPFENDAFFACTGSDRAARRENWPGDFQGFGNA; this is encoded by the exons ATGGCAGGgtattttgtgacgtcaaacgccAGGCGTGAAACCTTCACGCGCCACCGCCGCGAGACGTCGTCGAAAAACCATAACG TCCAAACGTCATCATCATCGCGAGACGTGTCGCCCTGGGATGAGGACCTGCCTCCCGTGACGCGTCTGCAGCGACCGCCCTCACACCACAGAGACCACCGCGATAGGGACTCAAG gCACAACTCCTCAGCAGGCTCAAGAGAATGTCTGGACTCGGGCAGCGGGCGAGAAAAGGACAAAATCAGAGACAAACGTGATATGCGGGACAGAGATAGAGAAATAGGGAGAGACGGGAGAGACTCGGCCAGAGACCGAAGAGACTCCGGCAGCGGGAGAGACCGCCGTGACGTCAGCAAGGAGCGCGACCACAGGGACCATAGAGAAAGGAGGGATAGACGGAGTAGGGATAGGGACAGCGATATGTGGGACAGAGATAGGAATTACAGTAGGGATAGAGATTACAGGGACTCGCGGAGTAGAGAGAGGTCGAAGGATTATAGAGATAAGGACAGGGATAGGCATCGGAAGCCGCGGCATTCTTATGACGAGGAGGAAGA TTACAGTGATGGCTGCGGGTCAGGCAGATCGTCGCCGCGGGATCGGTGGCCGGATCAACGGTGGAGAAAAGACG AAAGAAATTACGGCTCGCTAGGCTGGAGGGAAACGAGGCGCAGGGCAGAAATGAGACAAAGTGAAGACCCCAGTGATAGAAG ATACGGCTCAACGCTCGGCTGGCCGGGGCGCCGCTCGGGCAGCACGCGGCGCTCGCCCGAACGCTCGCCGCGCCGCCGCTCGCGCCGAGACGAGCCGCGGACTCGCCGCGACTACCGCTTCTCCAGCGACTTCTCGCCGCGCGACCACGCCTCGCCCTTCGACCACGAGCCGCCGCACGAGCCCAAGAAGCGCGCGCCCTACAGCAGCCTGGACGGCGCCAG CGACTTCTCGCCGCGCGACCACGCCTCGCCCTTCGACCACGAGCCGCCGCACGAGCCCAAGAAGCGCGCGCCCTACAGCAGCCTGGACGGCGCCAG CGACTTCTCGCCGCGCGACCACGCCTCGCCCTTCGACCACGAGCCGCCGCACGAGCCCAAGAAGCGCGCGCCCTACAGCAGCCTGGACGGCGCCAG CGACTTCTCGCCGCGCGACCACGCCTCGCCCTTCGACCACGAGCCGCCGCACGAGCCCAAGAAGCGCGCGCCCTACAGCAGCCTGGACGGCGCCAG CGACTTCTCGCCGCGCGACCACGCCTCGCCCTTCGACCACGAGCCGCCGCACGAGCCCAAGAAGCGCGCGCCCTACAGCAGCCTGGACGGCGCCAG CGACTTCTCGCCGCGCGACCACGCCTCGCCCTTCGACCACGAGCCGCCGCACGAGCCCAAGAAGCGCGCGCCCTACAGCAGCCTGGACGGCGCCAG CGACTTCTCGCCGCGCGACCACGCCTCGCCCTTCGACCACGAGCCGCCGCACGAGCCCAAGAAGCGCGCGCCCTACAGCAGCCTGGACGGCGCCAG CGACTTCTCGCCGCGCGACCACGCCTCGCCCTTCGACCACGAGCCGCCGCACGAGCCCAAGAAGCGCGCGCCCTACAGCAGCCTGGACG CCGCGGACTCGCCGCGACTACCGCTTCTCCAGCGACTTCTCGCCGCGCGACCACGCCTCGCCCTTCGACCACGAGCCGCCGCACGAGCCCAAGAAGCGCGCGCCCTACAGCAGCCTGGACGGCGCCAGGTGAGGTCGCTGACCCCGCGCGAGCCGCGGACTCGCCGCGACTACCGCTTCTCCAGCGACTTCTCGCCGCGCGACCACGCCTCGCCCTTCGACCACGAGCCGCCGCACGAGCCCAAGAAGCGCGCGCCCTACAGCAGCCTGGACGGCGCCAG ATTCGCTTTCGACCCCGAAGACGCGACAGCCTCACCGCTGTCCGCGAGCAGTACGCGAGCGCGCGGCGATGCCGACTCCCCGGCGACGCGGTTCCGATTCGATTCCGACTCGATTTCGCCGCGGTCGATGTTCGAGGACGACTTCACGAGCATGTCCACACCACGCGGCCGCACCGCATCCATCGCGGAGGAGGATGAAGATGTAGCCCCGCTAAGAGCCAAGCCGCAGCCTACGCATAGAGATATCAAGAAATCTGAATCGGTAAATATTTTCACTCGGGAATCGGACCCGTTCGAGAACGATGCGTTCTTCGCGTGCACGGGTTCGGACCGCGCCGCGCGCCGTGAAAACTGGCCGGGCGACTTTCAAGGGTTCGGTAACGCGTGA